A genome region from Methylobacterium sp. FF17 includes the following:
- a CDS encoding CBASS cGAMP-activated phospholipase, producing the protein MTYVPPRRSDDTHQGRRIRQPWPADRPFRILSIDGGGICGILPASVLAELEHRFLGGRSIAGHFDMIAGTSTGGIIALGLAHGRTAGDVRDIYVERGSNIFPPPTRVGRIVRSLRRTHRYAYDRAPLEEELLRIFGDAPFGDARTRLCIPSFEGRHGEPWIFKTPHHPDYRKDRFERMVKVGLSTAAAPTYFEALPNNGYVMVDGGLWANNPVMNALVDALACYDVGRGQIEILSLGCGETAFTVDQAKARGGLFQWKGVILAAMRAQSHNALGQAGLLVGKDRVMRIDAPESSNAIALDDHRRATAELPAMARSLVEASGREIARVFLGDEAAPYTPCPLPL; encoded by the coding sequence ATGACTTACGTTCCGCCCCGGCGTTCCGACGACACCCACCAAGGCCGCCGGATCCGCCAACCATGGCCCGCCGACAGGCCCTTCCGCATCCTCTCGATCGATGGCGGGGGGATCTGCGGCATCCTTCCGGCCTCGGTCCTGGCCGAACTCGAACACCGCTTCCTCGGCGGCAGGTCGATCGCCGGCCATTTCGACATGATCGCCGGAACGAGCACCGGCGGCATCATCGCCCTTGGCCTCGCCCATGGCCGGACGGCCGGCGACGTGCGCGACATCTACGTCGAACGTGGATCGAACATCTTCCCGCCACCCACCCGGGTCGGCCGCATCGTGCGATCGCTGCGGCGAACCCATCGCTACGCATACGACCGCGCGCCGCTGGAGGAGGAGCTGCTCCGGATCTTCGGCGACGCCCCCTTCGGCGATGCACGGACGAGACTTTGCATCCCCTCGTTCGAAGGTCGGCATGGGGAGCCATGGATCTTCAAGACGCCGCATCATCCGGATTACCGGAAGGACCGCTTCGAACGCATGGTGAAGGTCGGCCTCTCGACCGCCGCCGCCCCAACCTACTTCGAGGCGCTTCCGAACAACGGCTACGTGATGGTCGACGGCGGTCTTTGGGCCAATAACCCGGTCATGAACGCGCTCGTCGACGCGCTCGCGTGCTACGATGTCGGGCGAGGCCAGATCGAGATCCTCAGCCTCGGCTGCGGCGAGACGGCGTTCACGGTCGACCAGGCGAAGGCGCGGGGCGGCCTCTTCCAGTGGAAGGGGGTCATCCTCGCGGCGATGCGGGCGCAGTCCCACAACGCCCTCGGCCAGGCCGGCCTCCTCGTCGGCAAGGACCGGGTCATGCGGATCGATGCGCCCGAGAGCTCGAACGCGATCGCCCTGGACGATCATCGCCGGGCCACCGCGGAGCTTCCGGCCATGGCCCGATCCCTCGTCGAGGCGTCGGGCCGCGAGATCGCGAGGGTCTTCCTCGGCGACGAGGCGGCTCCCTATACCCCCTGTCCCCTCCCTCTCTAG
- a CDS encoding potassium transporter Kup, giving the protein MPTSVTTPVPSPRPSEAGTGHAPGAGFWTLTLGSVGVVYGDIGTSPLYALKESLHAATGGAGHHALTREIILGVISLILWALILIVTVKYVLIVLRADNDGEGGTLSLVALAQRALGHQGGAVILIGMAGAALFYGDAIITPAISVLSAVEGLKLVTPTFEPFVLPLSLAILIGVFVVQSHGTARVATFFGPITALWFLAMAVGGLIHLAGEPGILHAFNPAYGVSFLLGHGSASLLVLGAVFLAVTGAEALYADMGHFGGGPIRTAWFGLVFPALALNYLGQGAMLLAHPENMENPFFLLYPSWALVPMVLLATMATVIASQAVITGAFSITQQAMQLGLLPRMRVLRTSETERGQIYIPQVNWWLLVAVVFLVVLFKSSTALAAAYGIAVTGNMVITTALVFVVAWKAWKWSPAVAALVLAPFLLIEGVFLTGNALKLLDGGWLPLLVGAVLVTMMWTWRTGSLFITREIHRDRLPLSDFIGTATNGTIQRVPGTAVFLTGTLGDTPGALLHNVRHNRVLHAENIIVTVVTEDTPRIVGGERVRVEQLSETVSRASVRFGFMELPDLPAALAQAGLDRGELSYFLTRRVLVASSETGMPVWQDRIYIAMAQAATDASRYFRIPVDRAVEIGSQIRI; this is encoded by the coding sequence ATGCCCACCAGCGTCACGACCCCCGTCCCATCGCCGAGGCCATCGGAGGCCGGGACTGGACATGCGCCGGGAGCCGGCTTTTGGACCCTCACCCTCGGTTCCGTCGGGGTGGTCTACGGCGACATCGGCACCAGCCCGCTCTACGCTCTGAAGGAGTCGCTCCATGCGGCCACCGGTGGCGCAGGGCACCATGCGCTGACCCGCGAGATCATCCTGGGCGTGATCTCGCTGATCCTGTGGGCGCTGATCCTCATCGTGACCGTCAAGTACGTGCTGATCGTCCTGCGGGCGGACAACGACGGCGAGGGCGGCACGCTGTCCCTCGTCGCCCTGGCGCAACGCGCACTTGGCCACCAGGGCGGGGCCGTCATCCTGATCGGCATGGCCGGCGCAGCCTTGTTCTACGGCGACGCCATCATCACCCCGGCCATCTCCGTCCTGTCCGCGGTCGAGGGCCTGAAGCTCGTCACGCCGACCTTCGAACCCTTCGTGCTGCCACTCAGCCTGGCCATCCTGATCGGCGTCTTCGTCGTCCAGAGCCATGGGACCGCCCGGGTTGCCACGTTCTTTGGCCCCATCACGGCCCTTTGGTTCCTTGCCATGGCGGTTGGCGGCTTGATCCATCTCGCCGGCGAACCCGGCATCCTCCATGCCTTCAATCCGGCGTACGGCGTGAGCTTCCTCCTAGGCCACGGAAGCGCGAGCCTGCTGGTCCTCGGCGCCGTGTTCCTCGCCGTCACCGGCGCAGAGGCGCTGTACGCGGACATGGGCCATTTCGGCGGAGGGCCGATCCGGACGGCATGGTTCGGCCTCGTCTTTCCGGCCCTCGCCCTCAACTACCTCGGACAGGGCGCCATGCTGCTCGCCCACCCGGAGAACATGGAGAACCCATTCTTCCTGCTCTACCCATCCTGGGCCCTGGTCCCGATGGTGCTGCTGGCCACGATGGCCACCGTCATCGCGAGCCAGGCGGTCATCACGGGGGCGTTCTCCATCACCCAGCAGGCGATGCAGCTGGGGCTGCTGCCGCGCATGCGGGTCCTGCGTACCTCCGAGACTGAGAGGGGCCAGATCTACATCCCGCAGGTGAATTGGTGGCTGCTCGTGGCGGTCGTCTTCCTGGTGGTGCTGTTCAAGTCCTCCACCGCACTGGCTGCGGCCTACGGGATCGCGGTCACCGGCAACATGGTCATCACGACGGCGCTGGTCTTCGTCGTGGCGTGGAAGGCGTGGAAGTGGTCGCCGGCGGTCGCGGCCTTGGTCCTGGCGCCGTTCCTGCTCATCGAGGGCGTGTTCCTGACGGGCAACGCCCTCAAGCTCCTCGACGGGGGCTGGCTTCCCCTGCTGGTGGGTGCTGTGCTCGTGACGATGATGTGGACGTGGCGCACCGGCTCCCTCTTCATCACCAGGGAGATCCACCGCGACCGTCTCCCCCTCTCCGACTTCATCGGGACGGCCACGAACGGGACGATCCAGCGCGTGCCTGGAACGGCCGTCTTCCTGACCGGCACGCTCGGCGACACGCCCGGCGCCCTGCTGCACAACGTAAGGCACAACCGCGTACTTCACGCGGAGAACATCATCGTGACGGTCGTGACGGAGGATACGCCGCGCATCGTCGGCGGGGAGCGCGTCCGGGTCGAGCAGTTGTCTGAGACCGTCAGCCGGGCCAGCGTCCGGTTCGGGTTCATGGAACTCCCCGACCTTCCGGCGGCGTTGGCGCAGGCCGGCCTGGACAGGGGCGAGCTATCCTACTTCCTGACCCGGCGCGTCCTGGTGGCGTCGTCGGAGACCGGGATGCCGGTCTGGCAGGACCGGATCTACATCGCGATGGCACAGGCGGCCACGGACGCGTCGCGCTATTTCCGCATCCCGGTCGACCGCGCCGTGGAGATCGGGTCCCAGATCAGAATCTGA
- a CDS encoding K(+)-transporting ATPase subunit F has translation MTLDLTLGALVTLGLLGYLTYALVRPERF, from the coding sequence ATGACCCTCGACCTCACCCTCGGCGCCCTCGTGACCCTCGGGCTGCTCGGCTACCTAACCTACGCCCTCGTCCGCCCCGAGCGGTTCTGA
- the kdpA gene encoding potassium-transporting ATPase subunit KdpA, whose protein sequence is MTLNGWFQIALFCAVVVALARPLGGYMTRVFTGERTLLSPVLAPVERGLYRVAGINASQEQHWLAYALTMLTFHVLGFLALYGLLRFQAVLPFNPDGQSAVAPDLAFNTSTSFVTNTNWQSYGGETTMSYLTQMLGLTHQNFLSAATGIALAVALVRGFSRASAKTVGSFWVDLTRTTLYVLLPLCMVLTLFYVWQGIPQTLGGAVEATTLEGAKQTLAVGPVASQVAIKMLGTNGGGFFNVNAAHPFENPTTLSNFVQMVSIFAIGAAMTNVFGRMVGDERQGWAILSAMGVLFLAGTAVVYWAESAGSPVLNSFSLTGGNMEGKEVRFGIVASALFAAVTTAASCGAVNAMHDSFTALGGMIPMINMQLGEIIVGGVGAGLYGILVFVIVTIFVAGLMVGRTPEYLGKKIEGREVKMAMLAILCLPLIMLGFTALATVVAAGLAGPANAGPHGFSEILYAFTSAAANNGSAFGGLTANTAFYNTTLGIGMLFGRFFVIVPALAIAGSLAAKKTVPASAGTFPTHGGLFVGLLVGVILIVGGLTFFPTLALGPIVEHLAGGLGQTFAAGG, encoded by the coding sequence ATGACCCTCAACGGCTGGTTCCAGATCGCGCTGTTCTGCGCGGTCGTCGTCGCGCTCGCACGCCCCCTCGGCGGCTACATGACCCGCGTGTTCACGGGTGAGCGAACCCTCCTATCTCCCGTCCTCGCGCCCGTCGAGCGTGGGCTCTACCGCGTCGCCGGCATCAACGCCTCGCAGGAGCAGCACTGGCTGGCCTACGCCCTGACCATGCTGACCTTCCACGTCCTCGGCTTCCTCGCCCTGTACGGGCTTCTGCGCTTCCAGGCGGTGCTGCCGTTCAATCCGGACGGGCAGTCGGCGGTCGCGCCCGACCTCGCCTTCAACACGTCGACGAGCTTCGTCACCAACACCAACTGGCAGTCCTACGGCGGCGAGACGACGATGTCGTACCTCACCCAGATGCTGGGGCTGACCCACCAGAACTTCCTGTCGGCGGCCACCGGCATCGCGCTCGCCGTCGCCCTCGTGCGCGGCTTCTCCCGGGCCTCGGCCAAGACCGTGGGCTCGTTCTGGGTCGATCTGACCCGGACCACCCTCTACGTGCTGCTGCCGCTCTGCATGGTGCTGACCCTGTTCTACGTCTGGCAGGGCATTCCGCAGACGCTCGGCGGTGCCGTCGAGGCGACGACCCTGGAAGGCGCCAAGCAGACCCTGGCGGTCGGCCCGGTGGCGAGCCAGGTCGCGATCAAGATGCTCGGCACCAACGGCGGTGGCTTCTTCAACGTCAACGCCGCGCACCCGTTCGAGAACCCGACCACGCTGTCGAACTTCGTCCAGATGGTCTCGATCTTCGCCATCGGCGCGGCGATGACCAACGTCTTCGGCCGCATGGTCGGCGACGAGCGCCAGGGCTGGGCCATCCTGTCCGCCATGGGCGTGCTGTTCCTCGCCGGAACCGCGGTGGTCTATTGGGCTGAGAGCGCAGGCAGTCCCGTCCTCAATTCCTTCAGCCTCACCGGGGGAAACATGGAGGGCAAGGAGGTCCGCTTCGGCATCGTCGCGTCCGCCCTGTTCGCGGCGGTGACCACGGCGGCGTCCTGCGGCGCGGTCAATGCCATGCACGACAGCTTCACGGCGCTCGGCGGCATGATCCCGATGATCAACATGCAGCTCGGCGAGATCATCGTCGGCGGCGTCGGCGCCGGCCTCTACGGCATCCTGGTCTTCGTCATCGTGACGATCTTCGTGGCCGGGCTGATGGTCGGCCGGACCCCCGAGTATCTCGGCAAGAAGATCGAGGGCCGCGAGGTCAAGATGGCGATGCTCGCCATCCTATGCCTGCCGCTGATAATGCTCGGCTTCACCGCGCTGGCCACCGTGGTCGCCGCCGGCCTCGCCGGGCCCGCCAACGCCGGCCCGCACGGCTTCTCGGAGATCCTCTACGCCTTCACCTCGGCGGCGGCCAACAACGGCTCAGCCTTCGGCGGGCTCACGGCGAACACGGCTTTCTACAACACGACGCTGGGTATCGGCATGCTCTTCGGGCGGTTCTTCGTGATCGTCCCGGCGCTCGCCATCGCGGGGTCGTTGGCGGCCAAGAAGACGGTTCCGGCCTCCGCGGGGACGTTCCCGACCCACGGCGGCCTGTTCGTCGGGCTCCTCGTCGGCGTGATCCTCATCGTCGGCGGACTGACGTTCTTCCCCACCCTGGCCCTCGGGCCGATCGTCGAGCACCTCGCCGGCGGCCTTGGTCAGACCTTCGCGGCGGGAGGCTGA
- the kdpB gene encoding potassium-transporting ATPase subunit KdpB: MARPNSTSLFSAALVGPALIGALTKLDPRKMIKNPVMFVVEVVAALTTVLFIRDVATGGANLAFSGQIILWLWFTVLFANFAEAIAEGRGKAQADSLRRTRTETMAKRLKGAGREFETIPGNDLKVGDVVLVEAGDIIPSDGEVILGVASVNEAAITGESAPVIRESGGDRSAVTGGTQVLSDEIRVRITAAAGSTFVDRMIALVEGASRQKTPNEIALNILLAGLTIIFVFAVASIPSFASYAGGSIPLIVLVALFVTLIPTTIGALLSAIGIAGMDRLVRFNVLAMSGRAVEAAGDVDTLLLDKTGTITLGNRQAIEFRPVRGVSEQDLADAAQLASLADETPEGRSIVVLAKEKYGIRARDMGSLNATFVPFTAQTRMSGVDLDGSSIRKGAVDSIIASVSQQPMATRGSSAALAYSPGVADEAVREIQSIAEDVAKAGGTPLAVTRDGRLLGVVYLKDIVKGGIRERFAELRQMGIRTVMITGDNPMTAAAIAAEAGVDDFLAQATPEDKLALIRKEQSQGKLVAMCGDGTNDAPALAQADVGVAMNTGTVAAREAGNMVDLDSDPTKLIEIVGIGKQLLMTRGALTTFSIANDVAKYFAIIPAMFLVLYPQLQALNVMGLASPESAILSAIIFNALIIVVLIPLALKGVSYRAVGAGALLRRNLLIYGLGGILVPFVGIKAIDLAVTALHLV; the protein is encoded by the coding sequence ATGGCCCGCCCAAATTCCACCAGCCTGTTCAGCGCCGCTCTCGTCGGTCCGGCGCTCATCGGCGCCCTGACCAAGCTCGACCCACGCAAGATGATCAAGAACCCGGTCATGTTCGTGGTCGAGGTCGTGGCCGCGCTGACCACCGTCCTGTTCATCCGTGACGTAGCGACCGGCGGGGCGAACCTCGCCTTCTCCGGCCAGATCATCCTCTGGCTGTGGTTCACCGTGCTGTTCGCCAACTTCGCCGAGGCCATCGCCGAGGGACGCGGCAAGGCCCAGGCCGACAGCCTCCGGCGCACCCGCACCGAGACCATGGCCAAGCGCCTGAAGGGCGCCGGCCGGGAGTTCGAGACCATCCCCGGCAACGACCTCAAGGTCGGCGACGTGGTGCTGGTCGAGGCCGGCGACATCATCCCGTCGGACGGCGAGGTGATCCTCGGCGTCGCCTCGGTCAACGAGGCCGCAATCACGGGTGAATCAGCACCGGTGATCCGGGAATCCGGCGGCGACCGCTCGGCGGTCACCGGTGGCACCCAGGTGCTCTCCGACGAGATCCGGGTGCGGATCACCGCCGCCGCCGGCTCGACCTTCGTCGACCGGATGATCGCCCTGGTGGAGGGTGCCTCGCGACAGAAGACCCCGAACGAGATCGCGCTCAACATCCTGCTCGCGGGCCTGACCATCATCTTCGTCTTCGCCGTCGCCTCGATCCCGAGCTTCGCCTCCTATGCCGGCGGATCGATCCCGCTCATCGTGCTCGTCGCACTGTTCGTCACCCTGATCCCCACCACCATCGGGGCGCTCCTGTCCGCCATCGGCATCGCCGGCATGGACCGCCTTGTGCGCTTCAACGTCCTTGCCATGTCGGGGCGCGCCGTCGAGGCGGCTGGCGACGTCGATACCCTGCTGCTGGATAAGACCGGCACGATCACGCTGGGCAACCGGCAGGCCATCGAGTTCCGTCCCGTCCGCGGCGTATCCGAGCAGGACCTCGCCGACGCCGCCCAGTTGGCATCGCTGGCCGACGAGACCCCGGAGGGTCGCTCCATCGTGGTGCTGGCCAAGGAGAAGTACGGCATCCGCGCCCGCGACATGGGAAGCCTCAACGCCACCTTCGTGCCGTTCACCGCCCAGACCCGGATGAGCGGCGTCGACCTCGACGGTTCCTCCATCCGCAAGGGCGCCGTCGATTCCATCATCGCGTCGGTGAGCCAGCAGCCGATGGCCACACGCGGATCGAGCGCGGCCCTGGCCTACAGCCCCGGCGTCGCCGACGAGGCCGTGCGCGAGATCCAGTCCATTGCCGAGGACGTGGCCAAGGCGGGCGGCACCCCGCTCGCCGTGACGCGGGACGGCCGGCTTCTCGGCGTCGTCTACCTCAAGGACATCGTGAAGGGCGGCATACGCGAGCGCTTCGCGGAGCTGCGCCAGATGGGCATCCGTACGGTGATGATCACCGGCGACAACCCCATGACCGCCGCCGCCATCGCGGCGGAGGCCGGCGTCGACGACTTCCTCGCCCAGGCCACCCCGGAGGACAAGCTCGCGCTGATCCGCAAGGAGCAGTCCCAGGGCAAGCTCGTCGCCATGTGCGGCGACGGCACCAACGACGCCCCGGCGCTGGCCCAGGCCGATGTCGGTGTCGCGATGAACACCGGCACGGTGGCGGCCCGCGAGGCCGGCAACATGGTCGACCTCGACAGCGACCCGACAAAGCTCATCGAGATCGTCGGCATCGGCAAGCAGCTCCTGATGACCCGCGGGGCACTGACCACCTTCTCCATCGCCAACGACGTGGCCAAGTATTTCGCCATCATCCCGGCCATGTTCCTGGTGCTCTACCCGCAGCTCCAGGCCCTCAACGTCATGGGCCTCGCCTCGCCCGAGAGCGCGATCCTCTCGGCCATCATCTTCAACGCCCTCATCATCGTCGTCCTGATCCCGCTGGCGCTGAAGGGCGTGTCCTACCGGGCGGTCGGCGCCGGGGCGCTGCTGCGCCGGAACCTCCTGATCTACGGGCTCGGCGGCATCCTCGTGCCCTTCGTCGGCATCAAGGCGATCGACCTCGCGGTCACCGCCCTGCACCTCGTCTGA
- a CDS encoding K(+)-transporting ATPase subunit C: protein MLNQLRPAFVLLIALTAMTGLAYPLAMTGIAGAIFPAKAAGSLIERDGKVVGSSLIGQSFTQDGYFHGRPSATSAADPADATKTVPSPYNAANSSGSNLGPTSAALAERVKGDLDALKAENPSATVPVDLVTASGSGLDPDISPEAALFQVPRVAKARNLPEDRVRSLVGAQVQGRFLGILGEPRVNVLALNLALDGSDSK, encoded by the coding sequence ATGTTGAACCAGCTTCGCCCCGCCTTCGTCCTTCTGATCGCCCTGACGGCGATGACGGGCCTCGCCTACCCCCTCGCGATGACCGGCATCGCGGGGGCGATCTTCCCGGCCAAGGCCGCCGGCAGCCTGATCGAGCGCGACGGCAAAGTCGTCGGCTCCAGCCTGATCGGGCAGTCCTTCACGCAAGACGGATACTTCCACGGTCGTCCCTCGGCCACGAGCGCCGCCGATCCGGCCGACGCCACCAAGACCGTGCCGTCGCCCTACAACGCAGCGAACTCATCTGGCTCCAACCTCGGGCCGACGAGCGCGGCCCTGGCCGAGCGGGTCAAAGGCGACCTCGACGCCCTGAAGGCCGAGAACCCTAGTGCCACCGTGCCGGTCGACCTCGTGACGGCGAGCGGCTCGGGCCTCGATCCCGACATCTCGCCCGAGGCAGCCCTGTTCCAGGTTCCCCGGGTCGCCAAAGCGCGCAATCTGCCCGAGGATCGGGTGCGCTCCCTGGTGGGGGCCCAGGTCCAGGGTCGCTTCCTCGGTATCCTCGGAGAGCCCCGCGTGAACGTGCTCGCCCTGAACCTCGCCTTGGACGGTTCAGACTCGAAGTAA
- a CDS encoding sensor histidine kinase, producing MPTPLREPDRPSPDALLQAARREEGGRGRLKIFLGAAPGVGKTYEMLTVGRARLKAGTDVVVGVVETHGRAETLALVEGFEVLGRRSVAYHGTALDEMDLDGLLARRPALALVDELAHTNAPGSRHPKRYQDVEELLDAGIDVYTTLNIQHVESLNDVVAQITRIRVRETVPDGVLDRADDIEVVDLNPDDLIQRLRDGKVYVKGNAERALKHYFSRGNLTALRELALRRTADRVDDELLSHMRANAIAGPWGAGERVLVCVSEDPRSAGLVRHAKRLADRLHAPWTAITVEGPRSLSLDEAARDRIADTLRLADRLGGDAVTLPGGRRVADDILAYARSTNVNHIILGKADRSKLFELLNGSVVHDIVRHSGNISIHVITGEAAKADPVPPKTVATAPAKPPFAPVPYVVGVLATAVALGLALLVEPYLGVENADLILLTAIVAVAVRFGLGPSLAVVVIASLSYNFFFLPPVYTLTIADPTNVAAFLLFTVVAVAVSNLASRSRREAVVSHGRARATERLYGFSRKLSGCGTLDDVLWATSAQVAAMLRVRVVVLLPDQGAVSVRAGFPPEDTLDAADLGAAKWAFDNERPAGRGADTLPGAKRLFLPMRTGRGIVGVIGLDADGTGPILSPEDRRLFDALADMAALAVERVRLVEDLDRAERAAETDRLRQALLTSISHDLRTPLSSVLGAATTLRDLDEALPRDAKAELLATIIAESERLNRFIVNLLDMTRLEAGAVAASLTPQDVGETVDTALRRLGSILAGHQVVLDLPATLPALRLDPVLFEQVLVNLLDNAAKYAPEGSTVTVRGAVEPGQVRLQILDEGDGVPVADVERVFDKFYRVRKSDSVRAGTGLGLAIARGFIEAMGGTLTAGNRHDRLGAVFTIILPVPVPGRGEADIAA from the coding sequence ATGCCGACGCCCCTGCGCGAACCCGACCGTCCCTCGCCCGACGCCCTGCTGCAGGCCGCGCGTCGGGAGGAAGGCGGACGGGGTCGCCTCAAGATCTTCCTCGGGGCGGCCCCGGGGGTTGGCAAGACATACGAGATGCTCACCGTCGGCCGGGCGAGGCTGAAGGCCGGCACCGACGTGGTCGTCGGTGTGGTCGAGACCCACGGGCGCGCCGAGACCCTGGCGCTCGTCGAGGGGTTCGAGGTGCTCGGCCGGCGCTCGGTCGCGTACCACGGCACGGCGCTCGACGAGATGGACCTCGACGGATTGCTGGCCCGAAGGCCCGCCCTGGCGCTCGTGGACGAGCTCGCCCACACCAACGCGCCGGGCTCGCGCCACCCCAAGCGCTACCAGGACGTCGAGGAACTGCTGGACGCCGGCATCGACGTCTACACCACCCTCAACATCCAGCACGTCGAGAGTCTGAATGATGTCGTCGCGCAGATCACCCGCATCCGGGTGCGCGAGACCGTGCCCGACGGCGTCCTCGACCGGGCGGACGACATCGAGGTGGTGGACCTCAACCCGGACGACCTGATCCAGCGCCTGCGCGACGGCAAGGTCTACGTGAAGGGCAACGCCGAGCGCGCGCTCAAGCACTACTTTTCGCGGGGCAACCTGACGGCCCTGCGCGAACTCGCGTTACGCCGCACCGCCGACCGGGTCGACGACGAGCTCCTGAGCCACATGCGGGCCAACGCCATCGCGGGCCCGTGGGGCGCCGGCGAGCGCGTCCTGGTATGCGTCAGCGAGGATCCCCGCTCCGCCGGCCTCGTGCGCCATGCCAAGCGGCTCGCCGACCGGCTGCACGCGCCCTGGACCGCCATCACGGTCGAGGGTCCCCGCAGCCTGTCACTCGACGAGGCCGCCCGCGACCGCATCGCCGACACCCTCCGCCTCGCCGACCGCCTCGGCGGCGATGCCGTCACGCTTCCGGGCGGTCGACGCGTCGCCGACGACATCCTTGCCTACGCCCGTTCGACCAACGTCAACCACATCATCCTCGGCAAGGCCGACCGGTCGAAGCTGTTCGAGCTCCTCAACGGCTCGGTGGTGCACGACATCGTCCGGCACTCGGGCAACATCAGCATCCACGTCATCACCGGCGAAGCGGCGAAGGCCGATCCGGTCCCCCCGAAGACGGTCGCCACGGCTCCGGCCAAGCCGCCCTTCGCACCAGTGCCCTACGTCGTCGGTGTCCTCGCCACCGCCGTGGCCCTCGGGCTCGCCCTCTTGGTCGAACCGTATCTCGGCGTCGAGAACGCCGATCTCATCCTTCTCACCGCCATCGTCGCCGTCGCCGTACGGTTCGGCCTGGGACCGTCGCTGGCCGTCGTCGTCATCGCCTCGCTCTCCTACAACTTCTTCTTCCTGCCGCCGGTCTACACCCTCACCATCGCCGACCCGACCAACGTCGCCGCGTTCCTGCTGTTCACGGTGGTCGCCGTGGCGGTCTCGAACCTCGCGTCGCGGTCCCGCCGCGAGGCGGTGGTCTCGCATGGCCGGGCCCGGGCCACGGAACGCCTCTACGGCTTCAGCCGCAAGCTCTCCGGCTGCGGCACCCTCGACGACGTACTCTGGGCGACCTCCGCCCAGGTCGCCGCCATGCTTCGGGTCCGGGTTGTCGTCCTTCTCCCCGATCAGGGAGCGGTCTCCGTCCGGGCCGGCTTCCCACCCGAGGACACCCTCGACGCGGCCGACCTCGGCGCGGCCAAGTGGGCCTTCGACAACGAGCGACCCGCCGGCAGGGGCGCCGACACCCTGCCCGGCGCCAAGCGGCTGTTCCTGCCGATGCGGACGGGGCGCGGCATCGTCGGCGTGATCGGCCTCGACGCCGACGGCACGGGTCCCATCCTCTCGCCCGAGGACCGCCGCCTGTTCGACGCGCTCGCCGACATGGCGGCGCTCGCCGTCGAGCGGGTCCGGCTGGTGGAGGATCTCGACCGGGCCGAGCGCGCCGCCGAGACCGACCGCCTGCGCCAGGCCCTGCTCACCTCGATCAGCCACGACCTGCGCACCCCGCTGTCCTCGGTGCTGGGTGCGGCCACCACCCTGCGCGACCTCGACGAGGCGCTGCCCCGCGACGCCAAGGCCGAGCTGCTCGCCACCATCATCGCGGAATCGGAGCGGCTCAACCGCTTCATCGTCAACCTCCTCGACATGACCCGGCTGGAGGCGGGAGCGGTCGCGGCGAGCCTGACCCCGCAGGACGTCGGCGAGACCGTCGACACCGCCCTGCGCCGCTTAGGCTCCATCCTCGCCGGCCATCAGGTCGTGCTCGATCTTCCGGCCACCCTGCCGGCCCTGCGCCTCGATCCCGTCCTGTTCGAACAGGTCCTGGTCAACCTCCTCGACAACGCCGCCAAGTACGCTCCCGAGGGCTCGACCGTCACCGTCAGGGGCGCGGTCGAGCCCGGACAGGTCCGCCTCCAGATCCTCGACGAGGGCGACGGCGTGCCGGTGGCCGACGTGGAGCGCGTGTTCGACAAGTTCTACCGGGTCCGCAAGTCCGACAGTGTCCGGGCCGGGACGGGCCTCGGCCTCGCCATCGCCCGCGGCTTCATCGAGGCCATGGGCGGCACCCTGACCGCCGGCAACCGCCACGACCGCCTCGGCGCCGTCTTCACCATCATCCTGCCCGTCCCGGTTCCGGGACGCGGCGAAGCGGATATCGCCGCATGA
- a CDS encoding response regulator has translation MTMNILVIDDEPPIRKLLRMGLATQGYEIFEAPDARTALDVLSRETVDLTILDLGLPDMRGHDLLRLIRMDFRDLPVVVLSSRDDEAGKVEALDLGADDYVTKPFGMGELLARIRAALRHQLAVQGERALFEVDGLSVDLVRRLVRVRGTEVKLTPREYDFLRVLIQHAGKALTHAQLMSAVSTSSDPQYLRVYMRQLRLKLEEDPERPRILLTETGVGYRLRAPEDEARA, from the coding sequence ATGACCATGAACATCCTCGTCATCGACGACGAGCCGCCGATCAGGAAGCTCCTGCGCATGGGCTTGGCCACCCAGGGTTACGAGATCTTCGAGGCGCCGGACGCCCGCACCGCCCTCGATGTCCTGTCCCGCGAGACGGTCGACCTGACCATCCTCGACCTCGGGCTGCCGGACATGCGCGGGCACGACCTGTTGCGCCTCATCCGCATGGATTTTCGCGACCTGCCGGTGGTGGTCCTGTCGAGCCGCGACGACGAGGCTGGCAAGGTCGAGGCGCTCGACCTCGGGGCCGACGACTACGTCACCAAGCCCTTCGGTATGGGTGAGCTCCTGGCCCGTATCCGCGCGGCCCTGCGCCACCAACTCGCGGTCCAGGGCGAGCGAGCCCTGTTCGAGGTCGACGGCCTCAGCGTCGACCTGGTGCGCCGCCTCGTCCGGGTCCGCGGCACCGAGGTGAAGCTGACCCCACGCGAGTACGACTTCCTGCGCGTGCTGATCCAGCATGCCGGCAAGGCGCTGACACACGCCCAGCTCATGAGCGCGGTGTCGACCTCGTCCGACCCGCAATACCTGCGCGTCTACATGCGCCAGCTTCGCCTCAAGCTGGAAGAAGACCCCGAGCGCCCGCGCATCCTCCTGACCGAGACCGGCGTCGGCTATCGCCTACGTGCCCCCGAGGACGAGGCCCGGGCTTGA